A stretch of Aythya fuligula isolate bAytFul2 chromosome 1, bAytFul2.pri, whole genome shotgun sequence DNA encodes these proteins:
- the SPAM1 gene encoding hyaluronidase PH-20: METLRQIQSFGIRVTCMYPIASGMVFATVLVSCCSSLNIRARPLISNSPFLSIWNAPTELCSERTGVHLDMTFFSLIGSTLKTSIGQNITLFYPDRLGYYPYINEITGEAFNGGLPQLLQLENHLKKAKEDIQFYIPSDEQSGLAVIDWENWRPLWIRNWGSKDIYRQESIDLVQQRDISLSEAEARTIAKMKFEAAAKSIMLESLKLGIAMKPKRLWGYYLYPDCYNYDYKQNPHNYTGTCLDIEIARNNELNWLWEKSTALYPSVYLETALRSSRNAQLFVRNRVQEAIRVSYVSNSTYPLPVFVYTRPVFTDVYEEYLSQDDLVNTIGESAALGASGVVIWGDMNLTQSKNTCKTLDNYLRRTLTPYLINVTMAARICSQVLCQDSGACARKKWNSSDYLHLNPKNIVIQMTKDGKYTLQGQPAFQDLQTFIEKFDCHCYAGHTCEPRVNINDIQYLHACISEDICIQMSSNSLSNIEASDEKILSNRTVFSLTSQSKVTHPEIEDFQPDIGNNILHITAAEYNTVMAATIYDVEANDTRTFSSSSPYKIRMFNLLCLILIFRTLI, from the exons ATGGAAACTCTAAGACAAATACAAAGTTTTGGAATTCGTGTTACCTGTATGTATCCTATAGCATCCGGTATGGTGTTCGCCACTGTTCTAGTTTCTTGCTGCTCATCTCTGAACATAAGAGCTCGTCCACTTATTTCTAATTCACCATTCCTTTCTATCTGGAATGCTCCTACAGAACTTTGTTCTGAAAGGACTGGAGTGCATCTGgatatgacatttttttctctcattggAAGTACATTGAAGACATCCATTGGGCAAAACATTACTCTATTCTACCCAGACAGACTTGGTTACTATCCTTACATAAACGAAATCACAGGAGAGGCATTCAATGGAGGACTCCCCCAACTCTTGCAGCTGgagaatcatttaaaaaaagccaaagaggACATCCAGTTCTATATTCCTTCAGATGAACAATCTGGATTGGCTGTCATTGACTGGGAAAACTGGAGACCTctgtggataaggaattgggGATCAAAAGACATTTATAGACAGGAATCCATTGATCTCGTTCAGCAGAGAGACATAAGTCTATCAGAAGCTGAAGCCAGGACTATagctaaaatgaaatttgaagcTGCAGCAAAATCTATTATGTTGGAGTCTTTGAAGCTGGGCATAGCAATGAAACCAAAACGTCTATGGGGATACTACCTTTACCCAGACTGTTATAACTATGattacaaacaaaacccacataATTATACGGGAACCTGTTTGGATATTGAAATAGCAAGAAATAATGAGCTTAATTGGTTGTGGGAGAAAAGCACAGCACTTTATCCATCTGTCTATCTAGAGACAGCCTTAAGATCTTCCAGAAATGCCCAACTCTTTGTTCGcaacagagttcaagaagccaTTAGAGTTTCGTATGTCTCCAATTCTACTTACCCCCTTCCAGTTTTTGTATATACACGACCAGTATTCACCGATGTCTATGAGGAATATCTCTCTCAG GATGACCTGGTAAATACCATTGGAGAGTCTGCTGCACTGGGTGCTTCTGGAGTCGTGATCTGGGGCGATATGAATTTAACACAAAGTAAG AACACCTGTAAGACTCTGGACAACTACCTTAGAAGGACTTTGACTCCTTACCTCATCAATGTCACAATGGCAGCCAGAATCTGTAGCCAAGTATTATGCCAAGATTCTGGTGCCTGTGCACGGAAAAAATGGAATTCCAGTGACTATCTTCACTTGAACCCCAAGAATATTGTCATTCAAATGACAAAGGATGGAAAATACACCTTACAGGGGCAACCAGCATTTCAGGATCTACAAACATTCATAGAAAAATTTGACTGCCACTGTTATGCAGGGCACACTTGTGAACCTAGAGTTAATATCAATGACATCCAATACCTCCATGCTTGCATTTCAGAAGATATTTGCATTCAGATGTCCTCAAATTCACTTTCTAATATAGAAGCTTCTGATGAAAAGATCTTGTCTAACAGGACTGTATTTTCACTTACCTCTCAGAGTAAGGTGACACATCCTGAAATAGAAGACTTCCAACCTGACATTGGAAATAATATACTCCATATAACTGCTGCAGAATATAACACTGTCATGGCTGCCACTATATATGATGTAGAAGCAAATGACACTCGTACTTTCAGTAGTTCTTCGCCCTATAAAATAAGGATGTTTAATCTGCTCtgtttaattctgatttttagaACCTTAATATAA